A DNA window from Allokutzneria albata contains the following coding sequences:
- a CDS encoding amidase codes for MSDVHELSAAQQLRALRAGEVSSRELTEHYLTRIDRLDAELGAFVTVVPELALRDAARADERLARGEWSPLCGLPLGLKDLYSTAGIRTTLGSAALAEHVPTEDAWTVGLLRQAGAVILGKTNTAEFGAACYTENDVTARPAVTPYDPARYASGSSGGAAAAVAAGLLPVAHASDGAGSTRTPAATCHLVGVKPSRGLVSSAPASSFLSAGTEGPVARTVADAALLLDVMAQPWPGDLYGWRSTTSFAGAVTRVPDRPLKVAVWTETGLDAVEAHPESVLAVRRTATLLGELGHEVREIVIPANCDEPVRQALKTLFVFSVGITAPTLVPAERRRLLRPYTRHLVSAGESLSAAGVVTAQSVLARYASTFLAALEGFDIALTPTTNGPPVPLGHYFAHGVEGEADLMLGWSCYTPWVNLTGQPAISVPSHVDGEGLPHGVQLVGGQRQDAELLALAAQLEGAALWADVHPPCWYQ; via the coding sequence ATGAGTGACGTGCACGAACTGTCCGCGGCACAACAGCTGCGCGCCTTGCGCGCGGGCGAGGTCAGCTCGCGCGAGCTGACGGAGCACTACCTGACGCGCATCGACCGACTCGACGCCGAACTGGGCGCTTTCGTGACTGTCGTCCCGGAACTCGCGCTCCGGGACGCCGCTCGCGCGGACGAGCGCTTGGCCCGGGGTGAGTGGTCACCGCTGTGCGGGCTCCCCCTCGGCCTCAAGGACCTCTACTCGACAGCCGGTATCCGGACGACGCTCGGTTCGGCCGCGCTGGCCGAACACGTCCCGACCGAGGACGCCTGGACGGTGGGGCTGCTCCGGCAGGCCGGCGCGGTGATCCTCGGCAAGACGAACACCGCGGAGTTCGGGGCGGCCTGCTACACCGAGAACGACGTGACCGCGCGACCGGCCGTCACGCCGTACGATCCGGCCCGCTACGCCAGCGGATCCAGCGGTGGCGCGGCGGCGGCCGTCGCCGCCGGGCTCCTCCCGGTGGCCCATGCCAGCGACGGAGCGGGCTCGACCCGCACGCCGGCGGCGACCTGCCACCTCGTCGGCGTGAAGCCCAGCCGTGGCCTGGTGAGCTCGGCCCCGGCGAGTTCCTTCCTCAGCGCGGGAACGGAAGGACCTGTCGCCAGGACGGTGGCGGACGCGGCACTGCTGCTGGACGTGATGGCGCAACCGTGGCCAGGTGACCTGTACGGCTGGCGGTCCACGACCAGCTTCGCCGGTGCCGTCACGCGCGTGCCCGACCGCCCGCTCAAGGTCGCGGTGTGGACCGAGACCGGGCTCGACGCCGTCGAGGCGCATCCGGAGTCGGTCCTGGCGGTGCGGCGCACGGCGACCTTGCTCGGTGAACTCGGGCACGAAGTGCGGGAGATCGTGATACCCGCGAACTGTGACGAACCGGTGCGGCAAGCCCTCAAGACCTTGTTCGTGTTCTCGGTCGGCATCACGGCCCCGACGCTGGTCCCGGCCGAACGAAGGCGCCTGCTCCGGCCGTACACCCGGCACCTCGTCTCCGCCGGTGAGTCGCTGTCCGCGGCCGGCGTCGTGACGGCCCAGTCGGTTCTCGCGCGTTACGCCAGCACGTTCCTGGCGGCGCTGGAGGGCTTCGACATCGCCCTGACGCCCACGACCAACGGTCCGCCCGTCCCGCTCGGGCACTACTTCGCGCACGGGGTCGAGGGCGAGGCCGACTTGATGCTCGGCTGGTCCTGCTACACGCCTTGGGTGAACCTCACCGGGCAACCCGCGATCTCCGTCCCGTCGCATGTGGACGGTGAAGGACTGCCGCACGGGGTGCAGCTCGTGGGCGGGCAGCGCCAGGACGCCGAACTCCTCGCGCTGGCCGCGCAGCTCGAAGGCGCTGCCCTCTGGGCTGACGTTCACCCGCCCTGCTGGTACCAGTGA
- a CDS encoding alpha/beta fold hydrolase, translating into MPREHPLDPGQGLTEHIVVLPDGRRLRTVVAGEGAGPLVVFEAGMGAPAASWIHTQREVSARGRTLSYDRAGYGGSDADPHDRTLERIVDDLTALLDLLGETAPVVLVGHSWGGPVIRLFADRHPERVAGLVFVDASVAETMSPKNAKLLPWSFRIMSVLAQAGGKGLIMRLSLPDGASAEISDSDLAIMARDYACGRAMQAGGREAAQIIPSLPALRRLQAAGTPAVPTICLQGGRIDRGMAVTRPLLNRTAAELMSVVPNGKVIVVEQAGHLIPQECPAAVREAVLEVVDAVTEAS; encoded by the coding sequence ATGCCGCGAGAACACCCCCTGGATCCCGGTCAGGGTCTCACCGAGCACATCGTCGTGCTGCCCGATGGGCGCAGGCTCCGCACCGTGGTGGCGGGCGAGGGCGCCGGACCGCTGGTCGTCTTCGAAGCCGGGATGGGCGCGCCCGCCGCCTCCTGGATCCACACCCAGCGTGAGGTCAGTGCCCGAGGTCGCACCCTGTCCTACGACCGGGCCGGCTACGGCGGCAGTGATGCCGACCCGCACGACCGGACGCTCGAGCGCATCGTGGACGACCTCACCGCCCTGCTCGACCTTCTGGGCGAGACCGCTCCCGTCGTCCTCGTCGGGCACAGCTGGGGAGGGCCCGTCATCCGGCTGTTCGCCGATCGGCACCCCGAACGGGTCGCCGGGCTGGTCTTCGTCGACGCGAGTGTCGCCGAGACCATGTCCCCGAAGAACGCCAAGCTGCTGCCGTGGTCCTTCCGGATCATGTCGGTGCTGGCACAGGCCGGCGGCAAGGGCCTGATCATGAGGCTGTCCCTGCCCGATGGAGCCTCGGCGGAGATCAGCGATTCCGACCTGGCGATCATGGCGCGCGACTACGCGTGCGGGCGGGCGATGCAGGCGGGCGGACGGGAGGCGGCACAGATCATTCCCTCACTCCCGGCGCTTCGGCGTCTCCAGGCCGCCGGAACACCCGCTGTTCCCACCATCTGCCTGCAGGGAGGGCGGATCGACCGCGGGATGGCCGTGACGCGCCCGCTGCTCAACCGGACGGCGGCCGAGCTGATGTCGGTGGTGCCGAACGGGAAGGTCATTGTCGTCGAACAGGCGGGGCACCTCATCCCGCAGGAGTGCCCCGCTGCCGTGCGCGAGGCCGTCCTGGAGGTGGTCGACGCCGTGACAGAAGCCTCCTGA
- a CDS encoding TetR/AcrR family transcriptional regulator, with product MAGRPRDPDLERRLLAAAWSLLTSQGYDTLTLTQVATRAKAHRTDVYRRWSSKARLVTDALAEHLPPVSEVDTGSLRTDLRAFVDDLAASWSSPWIDGLVGLLADLRHDADADIAFRTMAERRGQPLVNAITRAVRRGEIRAAPDLFLAGDLLEGPLMHRRLFGRQPLTPDYLDAVAQSAHRMLTGTGVAT from the coding sequence ATGGCAGGGCGTCCACGGGACCCCGATCTCGAGAGGCGGTTGCTGGCGGCTGCATGGTCGCTGCTGACCAGCCAGGGCTACGACACCTTGACCTTGACCCAGGTCGCGACCCGGGCGAAGGCACACCGGACCGACGTGTACCGCAGGTGGTCCAGCAAGGCGCGGCTGGTGACCGACGCGCTGGCCGAGCACCTGCCGCCGGTTTCGGAGGTCGACACCGGATCCCTGCGCACTGACCTCAGGGCCTTCGTCGACGACCTGGCCGCGTCCTGGTCCTCCCCCTGGATCGACGGTCTGGTCGGGCTGCTGGCCGACCTGCGCCACGACGCCGACGCCGACATCGCCTTCCGCACGATGGCGGAGCGACGGGGGCAACCGCTGGTGAACGCGATCACCCGAGCCGTGCGGCGCGGTGAGATCCGCGCGGCCCCCGACCTGTTCCTGGCCGGTGATCTGCTGGAAGGTCCGCTGATGCACCGCAGGCTGTTCGGGCGACAGCCCTTGACACCTGACTACCTCGATGCAGTTGCCCAGTCGGCACATCGCATGCTCACCGGAACAGGGGTGGCGACATGA